The following proteins come from a genomic window of Megalops cyprinoides isolate fMegCyp1 chromosome 6, fMegCyp1.pri, whole genome shotgun sequence:
- the c6h1orf158 gene encoding uncharacterized protein C1orf158 homolog — protein sequence MEPDKWKEPGWKIEQNYSSKVLVGNWAEERLQFTRECKTATSTHRHDYHPQRDHQPDVFVRREALRKAEGLPTRLLLDHHGTPRSHYLVSLYDETFSRKSSSAPPTLRCWNSDKLAWVPERSDHPAAAPPTNFGLAESRLVRLMLPGSAVGAVSVYRSAFPWHPAAALRQPRCASVPRALSSHLHPANSTNKDLRLKDRPYLQVPDHPARLLPPLSVGWTPRATARTPPGPPGSSEATAGITPA from the exons ATGGAGCCTGATAAGTGGAAGGAACCTGGCTGGAAGATCGAGCAGAACTACAGCAGCAAAGTGCTGGTGGGAAACTGGGCCGAAGAGAGGCTTCAG ttcaCCAGAGAGTGTAAGACAGCCACCAGCACGCATCGCCATGACTACCATCCCCAGAGGGACCACCAACCTGACGTTTTCGTGAGGAGAGAGGCCCTGCGCAAAGCTGAG GGCCTGCCCACTAGGCTCCTCCTGGATCACCACGGCACGCCTCGCTCTCACTACCTGGTCTCTCTGTATGACGAGACGTTCAGCCGAAAGAGCAGCTCAGCCCCGCCCACTCTGCGCTGCTGGAACTCAGACAAGCTGGCCTGGGTCCCGGAGAGGTCTGACCAccctgctgcag ctcctccgACTAACTTCGGCCTGGCGGAGTCTCGGCTGGTGCGGCTGATGCTGCCGGGCTCGGCCGTCGGTGCGGTCAGCGTGTACCGGTCGGCGTTTCCATGGCACCCGGCTGCCGCCCTCCGCCAGCCCCGCTGTGCCAGTGTCCCGCGGGCACTCTCCAGCCACCTGCACCCTGCCAACAGCACCAACAAGGACCTGCGGCTGAAGGACAGACCCTACCTGCAGGTCCCCGACCACCCCGCCCGCCTCCTCCCACCCCTCTCTGTGGGGTGGACCCCCAGGGCGACCGCGAGGACTCCGCCCGGACCGCCCGGCAGCAGTGAGGCCACAGCAGGAATCACGCCAGCCTGA
- the aadacl4 gene encoding LOW QUALITY PROTEIN: arylacetamide deacetylase-like 4 (The sequence of the model RefSeq protein was modified relative to this genomic sequence to represent the inferred CDS: deleted 1 base in 1 codon), whose protein sequence is MAIGLAILIIGFAAVFAAFLLLIIGLIYAELMNSEIPSGVTNRSKLHVVHILFVGIAIVGRILDRLGLCHQVSFTRWVSARFLVCKRPAPPGLHIRDMLFEGVPVRVYQPTAPSAGGRRGLVYFHGGGWVMGSIDTADEICRCIAKESKTTVVSVGYRLAPEHTYPAPLDDCEAATCHFLSVAEADFGVDPCRVAVGGDSAGGNLAAALCQRLAKRADGRVPPPRAQVLLYPALQMADFSLPSYQQNHAVPVLFRGRAAFYFLQYLCGDAALCPDLLEGAHVPPDLRLQYRKWLSPELLPPEFLARGCGEGPAPAQHDGEVYHAVRAGLDPEVSPLLGEDEVVRRTPPAFVLTCEYDVLRDDGILFRKRLEDLGVAVSWHHARDGFHGILNFYNRGWLSFMAARPILDSIVRYMETL, encoded by the exons ATGGCCATAGGTCTTGCGATCCTGATAATTGGCTTCGCCGCGGTTTTTGCAGCGTTCCTGCTGCTGATAATTGGACTTATCTATGCGGAATTAATGAATTCGGAAATCCCTAGCGGGGTCACCAATCGTTCGAAACTACACGTagttcacattttatttgtcgGCATAGCAATTGTG GGCCGGATTTTGGACCGTTTGGGTCTCTGTCACCAAGTGAGCTTCACCCGCTGGGTTTCCGCCCGCTTCCTGGTCTGCAAGAGGCCGGCTCCGCCCGGGCTGCACATCCGAGACATGCTGTTCGAAGGGGTTCCAGTCCGAGTGTACCAGCccacagcgccctctgctggtgggaGGAGGGGCCTGGTGTACTTCCATGGTGGGGGCTGGGTGATGGGAAGCATAG ACACCGCAGATGAAATCTGCAGATGCATCGCCAAAGAGTCCAAAACCACAGTGGTGTCAGTTGG TTACCGCCTGGCCCCTGAGCACACGTACCCAGCCCCACTGGACGACTGCGAGGCCGCCACCTGCCACTTCCTGTCGGTGGCGGAGGCCGATTTCGGGGTGGACCCCTGCAGGGTGGCGGTGGGCGGGGACAGCGCCGGCGGAAACCTGGCGGCCGCCCTGTGCCAGCGGCTGGCCAAGAGAGCAGACGGCCGTGTGCCG CCCCCCCGCGCCCAGGTCCTGCTCTACCCCGCCCTGCAGATGGCAGATTTCAGCCTGCCCTCGTACCAGCAGAACCACGCAGTGCCCGTGCTGTTCCGCGGGCGGGCCGCCTTCTACTTCCTGCAGTACCTGTGCGGGGACGCGGCGCTGTGCCCGGACCTGCTGGAGGGAGCCCACGTGCCCCCTGACCTCAGGCTGCAGTACAGGAAGTGGCTGTCCCCAGAGCTCCTCCCGCCCGAGTTCCTGGCGCGGGGGTGCGGGGAGGGGCCGGCGCCGGCCCAGCACGACGGCGAGGTGTACCACGCGGTCCGCGCAGGGCTGGACCCCGAGGTGTCCCCCCTGCTGGGCGAGGATGAGGTTGTCCGTCGGACGCCCCCCGCCTTCGTCCTCACCTGTGAGTACGACGTCCTGAGGGATGATGGGATACTGTTCCGGAAGCGGCTGGAGGACCTGGGCGTGGCCGTGTCCTGGCACCACGCCCGCGACGGCTTCCACGGGATCCTCAACTTCTACAACCGCGGCTGGCTGAGCTTCATGGCCGCCAGGCCAATCCTGGACAGCATTGTCAGATACATGGAGACGCTTTGA